A single window of Carassius auratus strain Wakin chromosome 9, ASM336829v1, whole genome shotgun sequence DNA harbors:
- the LOC113108062 gene encoding 2-oxoglutarate receptor 1-like produces MGGLETNSTDCFPVDEYIMAYYLPVMYSIISVVGIVGNFLVIIIYLVKLRPWKSSSIIMVNLAVADLLYSSSLPVLVHFYVTKNWTLGEFICRLIRFCFHYHLYGSILFLTCLSIFRYIAVVHPLKAAEILRKRWTILACLAVWVISLVEISPMLGMITVQQEDKMTKCLDFASNDPQVVWWYGWILTMFGYVFPLLVVCWSYTHIAGSLGSSISRNQPSRSRVRMLSILILVVFVLCFLPYHIMRLLRVDSLLRPAVSCMQRRGIHAVYILSRPLAGLNTFFNLALYTLAGDKFQQAFWSFVHRKGHTSSTIFVIHCPNKERPHEDLIH; encoded by the coding sequence ATGGGGGGTCTGGAAACGAATTCAACTGACTGTTTTCCAGTTGATGAATACATAATGGCTTATTATCTGCCAGTGATGTACAGCATCATTTCTGTAGTTGGAATCGTGGGAAACTTCCTGGTGATCATCATTTACCTGGTAAAACTCAGGCCTTGGAAGAGCAGCAGCATTATAATGGTGAACCTGGCAGTAGCTGATCTGCTGTATTCGTCGAGTTTACCTGTGCTGGTCCACTTTTATGTCACTAAAAACTGGACCTTGGGAGAGTTCATCTGCCGTTTAATCCGCTTCTGCTTCCACTACCATCTCTACGGCAGTATCCTCTTCCTAACCTGCCTCAGCATCTTCCGTTACATCGCAGTAGTGCACCCGCTGAAGGCTGCTGAGATCCTGAGGAAAAGATGGACCATCTTGGCTTGTCTGGCAGTCTGGGTCATTTCCTTGGTGGAGATCAGCCCGATGCTGGGGATGATTACTGTACAGCAGGAGGACAAGATGACAAAATGCCTGGACTTCGCCAGTAATGATCCACAGGTGGTGTGGTGGTATGGTTGGATCCTCACAATGTTTGGATACGTGTTCCCATTGCTGGTGGTGTGCTGGAGCTACACTCACATTGCAGGCTCTCTGGGCAGCAGCATATCCAGAAACCAGCCGAGTCGTTCACGAGTTCGCATGCTGTCCATTCTGATTCTGGTTGTGTTTGTGCTGTGCTTCTTGCCATACCATATCATGCGTTTACTGAGGGTGGATAGCCTGCTCAGACCTGCCGTGTCATGCATGCAGAGGAGAGGTATCCATGCAGTATACATACTGTCACGACCCCTGGCTGGCCTCAACACCTTCTTCAACCTAGCACTGTATACACTGGCAGGAGACAAGTTTCAGCAGGCTTTCTGGAGCTTTGTGCACAGGAAGGGGCACACAAGCAGCACCATATTTGTAATCCACTGTCCAAACAAAGAAAGACCACATGAGGATCTGATACATTAA